From the Kitasatospora atroaurantiaca genome, the window CAGGTCAGAGCACCAAATTACTTGGTGATCTTGGTGACCTGGCCGGCGCCGACGGTGCGGCCACCCTCACGGATGGCGAACTTGAGGCCCTCCTCCATGGCGATCGGCTGGATCAGCACGACCGACATGGCGGTGTTGTCGCCCGGCATGACCATCTCGGTGCCCTCGGGGAGGGTCACAACGCCGGTCACGTCCGTGGTACGGAAGTAGAACTGCGGGCGGTAGTTGTTGAAGAAGGGGGTGTGACGGCCACCCTCGTCCTTCGACAGGATGTAGGCCTGGGCCTCGAACTCGGTGTGCGGGGTGACCGAACCCGGCTTGATGATGACCTGGCCGCGCTCGACGTCCTCGCGCTTGATGCCACGGAGGAGCAGACCGACGTTCTCACCGGCCTGGCCCTCGTCGAGCAGCTTGCGGAACATCTCGATGCCGGTGACCGTGGTGGTGGTCTTGGTCTCCTTGATGCCGATGATGTCGACAGTCTCGTTGACCTTGAGGACACCACGCTCGATACGACCGGTGACGACGGTGCCACGACCGGTGATCGTGAAGACGTCCTCGATCGGCATCAGGAACGGCAGCTCGGTGGCACGGGCCGGGGTCGGGATGGCCTCGTCGACCGCGTGCATGAGGCCGAGGAGCTTCTCGCCCCACTCCTTGTCGCCCTCGAGCGCCTTGAGCGCCGAGACGCGCACGACCGGCAGGTCGTCGCCCGGGAAGTCGTACTCGGAGAGGAGCTCACGAACCTCGAGCTCGACGAGCTCCAGGATCTCCTCGTCGTCCACCATGTCGGCCTTGTTCAGGGCGACAACGATGTAGGGAACGCCGACCTGGCGGGCCAGGAGGACGTGCTCCTTGGTCTGCGGCATCGGGCCGTCGGTGGCGGCGACGACGAGGATCGCACCGTCCATCTGGGCCGCACCGGTGATCATGTTCTTGATGTAGTCCGCGTGACCCGGGCAGTCGACGTGGGCGTAGTGACGCGCCTCGGTCTGGTACTCGACGTGCGCGATGGAGATGGTGATACCGCGCTGCCGCTCCTCCGGCGCCTTGTCGATCTGGTCGAACGGCGTGAAGGGGTTGATGTCCGGGTAAGCGTCGTGCAGCACCTTGGTGATGGCCGCGGTAAGGGTCGTCTTACCGTGGTCGATGTGACCGATGGTGCCGATGTTGACGTGGGGCTTCGTCCGCTCGAACTTCGCCTTCGCCACTGCAGTCCTCCTGAGGACAGTTCTGTACGCCGTGCTGACGTCAGTTGGTCTTTGATCGGGTTGGGTACGGAATGCCGATGGCACTCCATGCCGTCCCGCGGGTGGGGGCCGGAGGACCTGGGGGGATCTGGGTAGATCCCCCCAGGTTTGCCTCCTAATAGCCTAAGGGGTCACGAACATCCCGTATGTCGGGAAGTTACTCGCCCTTGGCCTTGGCGATGATGTCGTCCGCCACGTTCCGCGGAACCTCGGCGTACGAGTCGAACTGCATCGAGTAGCTCGCGCGACCAGAGGTCTTGCTGCGCAGGTCACCGACGTAGCCGAACATCTCGGAGAGCGGCACCAGCGCCTTGACGACGCGGGCACCGTGACGCTCCTCCATGGCCTGGATCTGGCCACGGCGGGAGTTGATGTCGCCGATCACATCGCCCATGTAGTCCTCGGGCGTGGTGACCTCGACGGCCATCATCGGCTCCAGCAGGGCCGGACCGGCCTTCCTGGCGCCTTCCTTGAAGGCCATCGAACCGGCGATCTTGAACGCGAGCTCGGAGGAGTCGACGTCGTGCGAAGCACCGTCGAGCAGCGTCACGCGGACACCCTGAAGCGGGTAGCCGGCGAGAACACCGAACTCCATGGCCTCCTGGCAACCGGCGTCGACCGAGGGGATGTACTCCTTCGGCACGCGGCCACCGGTGACCTTGTTCACGAACTCGTAGCCCTCGCCGGACTCGAGCGGCTCGATCGCGATCTGGATCTTCGCGAACTGGCCGGAACCACCGGTCTGCTTCTTGTGCGTGTAGTCGATACGCTCGACGGCCTTGCGGATCGTCTCGCGGTACGCGACCTGCGGCTTGCCGACGTTGGCCTCGACCTTGAACTCACGACGCATACGGTCGACCAGCACCTCGAGGTGCAGCTCGCCCATACCCGCGATGATGGTCTGGCCGGTCTCCTCGTCCGTGTTGACCTGGAAGGAGGGGTCCTCCTCCGCGAGACGCTGGATGGCGACACCCAGCTTCTCCTGGTCACCCTTGGACTTGGGCTCGATCGCGACGCGGATGACCGGGGCCGGGAAGTCCATGGACTCCAGGATGACCGGCTGCTTCTCGTCGGACAGCGTCTCACCGGTGGTGGTCTGCTTCAGGCCCATGACGGCGATGATGTCGCCGGCGCCCACCGAGTCGATCTCCTCACGCTTGTTCGCGTGCATGCGGTAGATCTTGCCGATGCGCTCCTTCTTGCCCTTGACGGAGTTCAGCACCGAGGTGCCGGACTCCAGGCGGCCGGAGTACACGCGGACGAAGGTGAGCTTGCCCAGGTGCGGGTCGGACATGATCTTGAACGCCAGGGCGGCCAGCGGCTCGTCGTCAGAAGCCTGACGGACGATCTTCTCTTCGCTGTTCGGCTTGGTGCCCTCGATGCCCTCGATGTCGAGCGGCGACGGCAGGTACTTCACGACCGCGTCGAGCAGGGGCTGAACGCCCTTGTTCTTGAACGCGGAGCCGCAGAAGATCGGCGTGAAGGACGAGTCCAGGGTGCCCTTGCGGATCGCGGCGATCAGCAGCTCCTCGGGGATGTCCTCGCCCTCGAGGGCGGCCTCCATCACCTCGTCGCTGACGTTCGACACGGTGTCGATGAGCGCCTCGCGGTACTCGTTCGCCTGGTCGACCAGGTC encodes:
- the fusA gene encoding elongation factor G; this translates as MAATSLDLAKVRNIGIMAHIDAGKTTTTERILFYTGVSYKIGEVHDGAATMDWMEQEQERGITITSAATTCHWTLDGVDNTINIIDTPGHVDFTVEVERSLRVLDGGVTVFDGVAGVEPQSETVWRQADRYGVPRICFINKLDRTGANFFFCVDTIVDRLGATPLVMQLPIGAEADFVGVVDLVKMKALVWSPEATKGEMYDVVDIPADLVDQANEYREALIDTVSNVSDEVMEAALEGEDIPEELLIAAIRKGTLDSSFTPIFCGSAFKNKGVQPLLDAVVKYLPSPLDIEGIEGTKPNSEEKIVRQASDDEPLAALAFKIMSDPHLGKLTFVRVYSGRLESGTSVLNSVKGKKERIGKIYRMHANKREEIDSVGAGDIIAVMGLKQTTTGETLSDEKQPVILESMDFPAPVIRVAIEPKSKGDQEKLGVAIQRLAEEDPSFQVNTDEETGQTIIAGMGELHLEVLVDRMRREFKVEANVGKPQVAYRETIRKAVERIDYTHKKQTGGSGQFAKIQIAIEPLESGEGYEFVNKVTGGRVPKEYIPSVDAGCQEAMEFGVLAGYPLQGVRVTLLDGASHDVDSSELAFKIAGSMAFKEGARKAGPALLEPMMAVEVTTPEDYMGDVIGDINSRRGQIQAMEERHGARVVKALVPLSEMFGYVGDLRSKTSGRASYSMQFDSYAEVPRNVADDIIAKAKGE
- the tuf gene encoding elongation factor Tu; amino-acid sequence: MAKAKFERTKPHVNIGTIGHIDHGKTTLTAAITKVLHDAYPDINPFTPFDQIDKAPEERQRGITISIAHVEYQTEARHYAHVDCPGHADYIKNMITGAAQMDGAILVVAATDGPMPQTKEHVLLARQVGVPYIVVALNKADMVDDEEILELVELEVRELLSEYDFPGDDLPVVRVSALKALEGDKEWGEKLLGLMHAVDEAIPTPARATELPFLMPIEDVFTITGRGTVVTGRIERGVLKVNETVDIIGIKETKTTTTVTGIEMFRKLLDEGQAGENVGLLLRGIKREDVERGQVIIKPGSVTPHTEFEAQAYILSKDEGGRHTPFFNNYRPQFYFRTTDVTGVVTLPEGTEMVMPGDNTAMSVVLIQPIAMEEGLKFAIREGGRTVGAGQVTKITK